From Microbacterium croceum, a single genomic window includes:
- a CDS encoding YaaA family protein, translated as MKILLPPSETKRPGGSGSPLDLEALALPGLHAERSAVIDALVDLSADEEAARSVLKLSARQLGDIEHNRTLRHAATMPAVDRYTGVLFDALDAATLSSASRRWLDAHVWIHSAPFGPVGALDPIPAYRLAAGTSLPGVAPLRRHWADATTDAIVEDAPAFVLDLRSEAYVALGPVRDHLPSAYVRVVTDDDGGPRALNHFNKKSKGLLVRQLAETRPTLGSLRSLRRWAERRGIVLRDGADPGTLELVVSE; from the coding sequence ATGAAGATCCTGCTTCCACCGTCCGAGACCAAACGACCGGGTGGTTCGGGTTCCCCCCTGGACCTGGAGGCGCTCGCACTTCCCGGCCTGCACGCCGAGCGCTCCGCCGTCATCGATGCGCTGGTCGATCTCTCTGCCGACGAAGAAGCTGCGCGTTCGGTGCTGAAGCTCAGCGCCCGACAGCTGGGCGACATCGAGCACAATCGCACGCTGCGGCACGCGGCGACCATGCCTGCTGTCGACCGCTACACCGGCGTGCTCTTCGATGCGTTGGACGCCGCCACGCTGTCGTCCGCGTCTCGTCGGTGGCTGGACGCGCACGTCTGGATCCACAGCGCGCCGTTCGGCCCCGTCGGTGCGTTGGATCCGATCCCCGCGTATCGGCTCGCGGCCGGTACGTCGCTTCCCGGAGTCGCGCCGTTGCGCCGGCACTGGGCGGATGCGACAACCGACGCGATTGTGGAGGATGCACCTGCATTCGTGCTCGATCTGCGCAGTGAGGCGTATGTCGCGCTCGGGCCGGTCCGCGATCACCTCCCCTCGGCGTACGTGCGTGTCGTCACCGACGACGACGGCGGACCGCGCGCGCTCAACCACTTCAACAAGAAATCCAAGGGGCTCCTCGTGCGCCAGCTCGCCGAGACACGCCCGACGCTGGGTTCGCTCCGGTCGCTGCGCAGATGGGCGGAGAGACGCGGGATCGTGCTCCGCGACGGTGCCGATCCCGGCACTCTGGAGCTCGTCGTCTCGGAGTGA